A genomic stretch from Telmatocola sphagniphila includes:
- a CDS encoding M16 family metallopeptidase, whose translation MLLSNKFQWLAFLSLALICAGLRNGASAQELTKVGTVEGITEYKMANGLQVLLLPDPSEAKVTVNITILVGSRHEGLGETGMAHLLEHMVFKGTPTFPNVPKSLSEHGADFNGTTWLDRTNYFETMPASNDNLEFGIQLEADRLVNSNVKREDLVSEMTVVRNEFEMGENNPEAILSQRMNAVAYEWHNYGKSTIGNRSDIERVPVENLQQFYKKYYQPDNAVLIVAGKFDEKKALELIGKYFGKLKKPTRVLPKTYSEEPAQDGERIAVLRRVGKVGAAGLLYHIPAFVHPDYPVIELLEDVLSRDSGRLHKALIDTKLATTLNGTSYGLHDPGYLEEFCKCTPQNVDKVLDTMVNVVEGIAQQPITEEELKISKQRFTKFNEQLVSKTSNFAIRLSEAAACGDYRLFFLHRDRAEQVTLEDINRVAKTYLIRSNRTMGKYYPTAKPERAKIPATPEIATVLKDYKGRAAMTLGEAFIPTPENIEKRVVRGQIDSIKTAFITKKTKGEVVDLHLNLRFGNEETLKGKNKSIDLLGDLLMRGTATKTRKQIQDELDALGSNLSVGADLGLLTVSIHSKKSKLLPTLAILEDVLRHPGFNVEEFELLKNEYRERLTKGKTDPQALAMREMRRRLNPFPKDNIRYTPTVDEELERLDSTTLESLKEIYSQFSAQTGELAIVGDFEPEVVQPAIKKLILGWTTTVAYKRVERPAVKDILSGKEVINTPDKENAVYLAGLSFPMTDSDPQYPAMRIGNFILGEAPLASRISVRVRGEKGLSYGAGSFTSSSPKDKNSSFTMYAITNPNNMGKVNATIAEELNKFLKEGLSLDELDKGKASLLESMKLQHADDNVLANDLANGLFLGRTFDYYKNLEKQIQDVKAEEVQKAFQENVKPERLIIIEAGDFKKK comes from the coding sequence GTGCTACTTTCGAATAAATTTCAATGGCTGGCTTTCTTAAGCTTGGCTTTAATCTGCGCGGGGCTGCGAAACGGGGCCTCCGCACAGGAATTGACCAAGGTCGGAACGGTGGAAGGCATTACCGAATACAAGATGGCCAACGGCCTTCAGGTTCTGCTGCTGCCCGACCCCAGCGAAGCCAAAGTAACGGTGAACATCACTATTCTGGTCGGTAGCCGGCATGAAGGATTGGGTGAAACCGGGATGGCTCACCTGCTCGAACATATGGTGTTCAAAGGCACGCCGACGTTCCCCAACGTACCCAAGTCCCTGTCCGAGCATGGGGCCGATTTCAACGGAACCACCTGGCTGGATCGTACCAACTACTTCGAAACCATGCCCGCCAGTAACGACAACCTGGAATTCGGCATTCAACTCGAGGCCGACCGACTGGTGAACAGCAACGTCAAACGCGAAGACCTGGTTAGTGAAATGACCGTGGTTCGCAACGAATTCGAGATGGGGGAGAACAATCCCGAAGCCATTCTCAGCCAGCGGATGAATGCCGTCGCTTACGAATGGCACAACTATGGGAAATCGACCATCGGCAATCGATCGGATATCGAGCGGGTACCCGTCGAAAATCTGCAGCAGTTTTACAAGAAGTACTATCAGCCCGATAACGCCGTGCTGATTGTCGCCGGGAAATTCGACGAGAAGAAGGCGCTCGAACTCATCGGCAAATATTTCGGCAAGTTGAAAAAGCCGACTCGCGTGCTACCGAAAACCTATTCGGAAGAACCGGCCCAGGACGGCGAGCGAATTGCCGTGCTTCGCCGCGTCGGTAAGGTCGGCGCTGCCGGTCTGCTCTACCACATTCCGGCGTTCGTTCACCCCGATTATCCGGTTATTGAGCTCCTCGAGGATGTACTGAGCCGCGACTCCGGCCGTTTGCACAAAGCCTTGATTGACACCAAGCTGGCCACCACTTTGAACGGGACCAGCTACGGTCTGCACGATCCGGGCTATCTCGAAGAGTTCTGCAAATGCACTCCCCAGAATGTGGACAAGGTGCTCGATACCATGGTCAACGTGGTCGAGGGTATCGCCCAGCAGCCGATCACGGAAGAAGAACTGAAAATCTCCAAGCAGCGCTTCACCAAATTCAACGAGCAACTCGTCAGCAAGACTAGCAATTTCGCCATTCGATTGAGCGAAGCGGCCGCCTGCGGCGATTATCGTCTCTTCTTTTTGCATCGCGATCGGGCCGAGCAAGTGACTCTCGAAGATATCAATCGCGTGGCCAAAACCTATCTGATTCGCAGCAATCGAACGATGGGCAAGTACTATCCCACGGCCAAGCCGGAACGGGCCAAGATCCCGGCGACACCTGAGATCGCTACCGTTCTGAAAGATTACAAGGGTCGAGCCGCGATGACACTCGGCGAGGCTTTCATCCCCACTCCCGAAAATATCGAAAAGCGCGTGGTGCGCGGCCAGATCGATTCGATTAAGACCGCTTTCATTACCAAGAAAACCAAGGGGGAAGTCGTCGATCTGCACCTGAACCTTCGCTTCGGCAACGAGGAAACACTGAAAGGGAAGAACAAGTCGATCGACCTGCTCGGCGACCTGCTGATGCGCGGCACGGCTACAAAAACCCGCAAACAGATTCAGGACGAGTTGGATGCCCTGGGAAGTAATCTTTCTGTCGGGGCCGATCTGGGCCTGTTGACCGTTTCCATCCACAGCAAGAAATCCAAATTGTTGCCAACCCTGGCGATTCTCGAAGATGTGCTGCGGCATCCCGGATTCAACGTCGAGGAATTCGAGCTCCTGAAGAACGAATATCGGGAACGATTAACGAAGGGCAAAACCGATCCGCAGGCTCTTGCCATGCGGGAGATGCGCCGTCGGTTGAATCCGTTCCCGAAGGACAATATTCGCTACACGCCGACCGTTGATGAAGAACTGGAACGGCTGGATTCCACCACCCTGGAGAGTTTGAAGGAAATTTACAGTCAGTTCTCGGCCCAGACGGGGGAACTGGCGATTGTCGGGGATTTCGAGCCCGAAGTCGTACAGCCCGCGATCAAGAAATTGATTCTGGGTTGGACCACGACCGTTGCGTACAAGCGCGTGGAGCGACCGGCGGTCAAGGATATCCTCAGCGGCAAAGAAGTGATCAATACACCCGATAAGGAAAACGCGGTCTATCTGGCTGGGTTGAGCTTCCCGATGACCGATTCCGACCCGCAATATCCGGCTATGCGCATCGGGAATTTCATCCTGGGCGAAGCGCCGTTGGCCAGCCGCATCAGCGTCCGCGTTCGCGGTGAAAAAGGCCTGTCCTACGGAGCAGGTTCCTTCACCTCGTCCAGTCCGAAGGATAAAAATTCCAGCTTCACCATGTATGCCATCACCAACCCTAACAACATGGGCAAGGTGAATGCAACCATTGCCGAGGAATTGAATAAGTTCCTTAAAGAAGGCTTGTCGCTGGATGAATTGGATAAAGGGAAGGCTTCGCTTTTGGAAAGCATGAAACTGCAGCATGCCGACGATAACGTCCTGGCGAACGATCTGGCCAACGGTTTGTTCCTGGGCCGAACCTTCGATTACTACAAGAATCTCGAAAAGCAGATTCAGGACGTGAAGGCCGAAGAGGTCCAAAAGGCCTTCCAGGAAAACGTGAAACCCGAACGGCTGATCATTATCGAGGCCGGCGATTTCAAAAAGAAATAG
- a CDS encoding carboxylesterase family protein — MLLLTLAMLLVISPVSRAAESGFIDKTFKNADGTESKYVVFVPHDLKPDAHPPIILSLHGSGETKGGSKMPVEVGIGTAIKKREKTFPFVVVIPQSEKRTWQATSEDGQRALKMLEATEKEYKTDPKRVYLTGLSMGGYGTWSIAAKYPDRWAAIVPICGGGDPKNAEAICKIPCWCFHGDKDAAVKVERSREMIEALKKAGGEPKYTEYPGIGHNSWDKAYDTDELYVWLSKQSKK, encoded by the coding sequence ATGTTGCTCCTCACCTTGGCTATGTTATTGGTTATCTCCCCTGTTTCGCGCGCTGCCGAATCGGGGTTCATTGACAAGACTTTCAAAAACGCGGATGGTACAGAATCCAAATACGTGGTATTCGTGCCGCACGACCTGAAGCCGGATGCTCATCCGCCGATTATTCTTTCGTTGCATGGTTCGGGAGAAACCAAGGGTGGTAGCAAGATGCCGGTGGAAGTGGGGATCGGTACCGCCATTAAGAAGCGGGAAAAGACTTTCCCCTTTGTGGTGGTGATTCCCCAATCGGAAAAGCGAACCTGGCAGGCGACCAGCGAGGACGGCCAGCGGGCTTTGAAAATGCTGGAAGCAACTGAAAAAGAATACAAAACCGATCCGAAACGGGTCTACCTGACCGGTCTTTCGATGGGCGGATACGGAACCTGGAGTATTGCGGCCAAGTATCCCGATCGCTGGGCGGCCATCGTGCCGATCTGCGGTGGCGGCGATCCCAAGAACGCGGAAGCGATCTGTAAGATTCCCTGCTGGTGCTTCCACGGCGATAAAGACGCCGCCGTGAAGGTGGAACGATCCCGGGAGATGATCGAAGCATTGAAGAAAGCGGGCGGCGAACCGAAATATACCGAGTATCCCGGTATCGGTCATAACAGCTGGGACAAGGCGTACGATACTGACGAACTCTACGTTTGGTTGTCGAAGCAGAGCAAGAAGTAG
- a CDS encoding DddA-like double-stranded DNA deaminase toxin encodes MIELPTFEQIGKTIGALIQTDGKITVLVSGYEGPGKGVRGIPKMNGLIKAHVEAQAAVLMRMRNLSQATLRINRVPCPTMNVKVLGCDEALPHMLPESASLTVIGPDEFSREYIGKMDPPRTRIQGLEGAIEFA; translated from the coding sequence ATGATCGAACTGCCCACATTCGAGCAGATTGGAAAAACGATAGGAGCATTGATCCAGACCGATGGGAAAATAACGGTGCTAGTGAGCGGTTATGAAGGGCCAGGAAAAGGAGTTCGCGGTATTCCCAAGATGAATGGGCTCATAAAGGCGCATGTGGAAGCTCAGGCCGCCGTGCTTATGCGAATGCGGAATCTTTCGCAAGCTACCTTGAGAATCAATCGCGTACCTTGTCCAACGATGAATGTGAAAGTGCTGGGTTGCGACGAAGCGTTGCCTCACATGTTGCCGGAATCAGCGAGTTTGACTGTTATCGGTCCGGACGAGTTTTCGAGAGAATATATTGGGAAAATGGATCCTCCTCGAACGAGAATTCAAGGTCTTGAGGGAGCGATTGAATTTGCATGA
- a CDS encoding Gfo/Idh/MocA family protein — translation MSELDRRGFIAAASVAGTAMAMTAKSYANVLGSNGKINVGFLGVGGRCQQHIDVVLDMKEEGKDVEPFAVCDVWDGDETLGNRSNPKHKDKRKGRGLYPSAKTCGIDANDKTRVTKDYRKILENKDVDVVCIAAPDHWHARMAIDGLNAGKHVYCEKPMTRTVNEAWELYNTWKKTGQVMTVGVQSMADPTWLEAYKYIQAGNLGHIFQGQTSYYRNSDVGQWRYYPLRKEMTPKTIDWDMWLGTGFECAGQKIGPTAKEMPFDRAVWAQWRCYWPFGGGMFTDLFVHQTTHLLAAMGLREPARVVGAGGIYFEYDGRDVPDVATVVADYIEGAQVIISATMCNGTQLGEVIRGKLATIKFGDNIGGDYVSGFDVFGEAVAGGAAKPTGGYKEPIHSYKSPFVGKQGLNATYNLWANFLECVKARKQETLSTPFLGASAFTTVNLGVQSYRKGKAYMFDKESHLAKDADSSWADKWEARSKQRGKPNNIIGWAGGDKGCSLHPPEYQKLEGPWVDGKDPAAG, via the coding sequence ATGAGTGAACTGGATCGACGCGGTTTTATAGCCGCAGCTTCTGTCGCCGGCACGGCGATGGCCATGACCGCGAAGAGCTACGCCAATGTGCTGGGCTCCAACGGCAAAATCAACGTCGGCTTCCTCGGTGTCGGCGGACGATGCCAGCAGCACATCGACGTCGTCCTCGACATGAAGGAAGAAGGCAAGGACGTCGAACCCTTCGCCGTCTGCGATGTGTGGGACGGCGATGAGACCCTGGGCAATCGCAGCAATCCGAAACACAAAGACAAACGCAAAGGGCGCGGCCTTTATCCTTCGGCCAAGACCTGCGGCATCGATGCCAACGACAAGACCCGTGTGACGAAGGATTATCGCAAAATCCTCGAAAATAAAGACGTCGACGTCGTCTGCATCGCCGCTCCCGACCACTGGCATGCTCGCATGGCCATTGACGGCTTGAATGCCGGCAAGCACGTCTACTGCGAAAAGCCGATGACCCGAACGGTCAACGAAGCCTGGGAACTTTACAACACCTGGAAGAAGACCGGACAGGTTATGACCGTCGGCGTGCAGTCGATGGCCGACCCGACCTGGCTTGAAGCTTACAAGTACATTCAAGCTGGGAACTTGGGACATATCTTCCAGGGCCAGACCAGCTACTATCGCAACTCCGATGTCGGCCAGTGGCGTTATTATCCCCTCCGTAAGGAAATGACCCCCAAGACCATCGATTGGGATATGTGGCTGGGAACCGGATTCGAATGTGCCGGTCAGAAGATTGGCCCAACAGCCAAAGAAATGCCATTCGACCGAGCCGTGTGGGCTCAGTGGCGCTGCTACTGGCCGTTCGGCGGCGGTATGTTCACCGACCTGTTCGTTCACCAGACGACTCACCTGCTGGCCGCCATGGGTCTGCGGGAACCGGCTCGCGTGGTCGGCGCGGGCGGGATCTACTTCGAATACGACGGCCGGGACGTTCCTGACGTCGCGACGGTGGTAGCCGATTACATCGAAGGTGCTCAGGTCATCATTTCCGCGACGATGTGCAATGGCACCCAACTGGGTGAAGTCATCCGCGGTAAATTGGCGACCATTAAATTTGGCGATAACATCGGCGGCGACTACGTCTCCGGTTTCGACGTCTTCGGTGAAGCGGTGGCCGGTGGGGCCGCCAAACCGACTGGCGGCTACAAGGAGCCTATCCACTCCTATAAGAGCCCGTTTGTCGGCAAGCAGGGCCTCAACGCCACTTACAATCTCTGGGCGAACTTCCTGGAGTGCGTCAAGGCTCGCAAGCAGGAAACCCTGTCCACGCCGTTCCTGGGGGCTTCGGCCTTTACCACGGTCAACCTGGGCGTGCAGTCTTACCGCAAGGGCAAGGCTTACATGTTCGATAAGGAATCGCATCTGGCCAAGGATGCGGACTCCAGCTGGGCCGACAAGTGGGAAGCTCGCTCGAAACAGCGCGGCAAGCCGAACAATATCATTGGCTGGGCCGGGGGCGACAAGGGTTGCTCGCTGCATCCGCCGGAATACCAGAAGCTGGAAGGCCCCTGGGTTGATGGCAAAGATCCTGCCGCAGGTTGA
- a CDS encoding ArnT family glycosyltransferase: MKFAGIVIGIVALSAVLYLGRLGDRGVISEELRWAEVAREMDLTGNYFWPTIDGKLYYDKPLGSYWLVLAAAKIPGEVNELAARLPAAISGLISLVIVMLLARRLYDERTAIWAGVILATSYGFVFYSRRATADLETLTGVLLAYMLYAWNPHQPRFWKIVLLWVIMACTSQTKGLLGFALPGLLLLVHHFVSEIKTTTRTGWRKYLSFQCINPWFWNRATFLTFPLGLAIFLTPFMISSMQNPQSDGLALLYRENLKRFFSPHNHTGPIYLYVGVIFVIFAPWSLFLIPGLWQIHRRSDSDSRQAESDLLTKCYFWTIFIFFTLSASRRSYYLLPILPAAALMSARFFATPEPLLSPAVRIMKRIGILLFSIVVLLAGAVLLPWRDYVKAPYNQLPELPMQALFGIGWALSVVVGIFLLFKRRTIMVWLTGVLYLGLGYLFLFALPQFEEERGRKTLAQEVRKTIEDEPDRLVLYSSRDIVFDLKLDHPIPDADVPEELEELLKNRQPKWLIIPRKKLSDLKYPYRILAEEKSHEWETAVQHGLKLLLLELQ; encoded by the coding sequence ATGAAATTTGCAGGGATAGTAATCGGAATAGTCGCACTTTCCGCCGTGCTCTACCTAGGCCGGCTGGGTGATCGGGGCGTGATTTCCGAGGAATTGCGCTGGGCCGAAGTGGCTCGGGAAATGGACCTCACTGGTAATTATTTCTGGCCGACGATCGACGGAAAGCTCTACTACGACAAACCGCTCGGCTCCTACTGGCTGGTTCTGGCGGCCGCAAAAATCCCCGGCGAAGTGAACGAACTGGCCGCCCGCCTTCCCGCGGCAATCAGCGGGTTGATCAGCTTGGTCATTGTAATGTTGCTCGCCCGTCGACTCTACGATGAACGCACGGCCATTTGGGCCGGCGTGATTTTGGCCACCAGTTATGGTTTCGTTTTTTATTCCCGCCGGGCGACCGCCGATCTGGAAACACTGACCGGAGTTTTACTCGCCTACATGCTCTATGCCTGGAATCCTCACCAGCCGCGGTTCTGGAAAATCGTATTACTCTGGGTGATTATGGCCTGCACTTCGCAGACCAAGGGGTTACTCGGCTTCGCTCTGCCTGGCCTTTTGCTTCTGGTACACCACTTTGTTTCCGAAATCAAAACCACGACGAGAACCGGGTGGCGAAAATATCTCTCTTTTCAATGCATTAATCCCTGGTTTTGGAATAGGGCCACTTTCCTCACTTTTCCGCTCGGCTTGGCCATTTTTCTTACGCCCTTCATGATTTCCTCGATGCAGAATCCGCAGAGCGATGGCCTGGCTCTGCTCTATCGCGAAAACCTCAAACGATTCTTTTCGCCGCACAACCACACGGGGCCGATCTATCTGTACGTGGGGGTGATTTTCGTCATCTTCGCTCCCTGGTCGCTCTTTTTAATTCCCGGGCTCTGGCAGATTCATCGACGTTCGGATTCCGATAGTCGGCAAGCGGAATCCGATTTACTCACCAAGTGCTATTTCTGGACGATATTCATTTTCTTCACTCTCTCCGCATCGAGGCGGAGCTACTATCTCCTGCCGATATTACCGGCCGCTGCGTTGATGTCAGCCCGGTTTTTTGCCACACCTGAGCCACTTCTGAGCCCCGCCGTGCGGATTATGAAACGTATCGGCATCCTTCTCTTTTCAATCGTGGTGCTTTTGGCCGGGGCCGTGCTGCTGCCCTGGCGCGATTATGTGAAGGCGCCCTATAACCAACTTCCCGAGTTGCCGATGCAAGCTCTGTTCGGGATCGGCTGGGCGCTCAGCGTAGTGGTGGGAATCTTTCTGCTGTTCAAACGGCGAACGATCATGGTTTGGCTGACCGGAGTACTTTACCTGGGTCTGGGGTATCTGTTTCTTTTCGCACTACCGCAGTTCGAGGAGGAACGGGGCCGTAAGACACTGGCGCAGGAGGTTCGAAAAACCATTGAAGACGAGCCAGATCGGCTGGTCTTGTACTCCTCTCGGGACATCGTCTTCGATCTGAAATTGGATCATCCGATCCCGGATGCCGATGTGCCGGAGGAACTAGAGGAACTGCTGAAAAATCGCCAGCCTAAATGGCTCATCATTCCCCGCAAAAAGCTTTCCGATTTGAAGTATCCCTACCGAATTCTGGCCGAGGAGAAGAGCCACGAATGGGAAACCGCCGTTCAGCACGGGCTGAAGCTACTGCTATTGGAGTTGCAATAA
- a CDS encoding Gfo/Idh/MocA family protein, which yields MTQSSAFDRRGFLRQTTAAGSALALSAVSYGRVSGSNERINIAFLGCGGRGQAHIDIIQRLAREGQNLTIAGVCDVWNGLEEEYEQNIGGQKSRRKYLQGLIPTARKAGLDPKDRRRVTKDYRRLLDLPEVDTVCISTPDHWHARMVLDAVSAGKSVYCERPLARTVSETVSILDTLAKANVPVNVGLQTLSDPSWLKARELIQSGRLGHVAQAQTHFFRNDIRGYGRYYRLVEEMTPGTIDWPRFTGKENMPFDRAKFAQWRCYEAFGSGPFVDLLQPQIARMMLAMNVKMPRRVAGLGGLFLEHDGREIPDLATLVVDFEEGCQLTATACSIGSYPNEEIIRGRFGAIRFTSRGLDLFAEDPRSSKNPNRLGDRPVAPTEAIAINKPGNETLAMWQHFLECVRTQSKETLCPPDLAGTAGIVALMAAESLKTGQMLAWDSENRKVSLATEARAKTSTRKLTDLQPPEYMKLAGDWKNGIDPAKPIG from the coding sequence ATGACGCAATCCTCCGCTTTTGATCGACGTGGTTTCCTCCGGCAGACAACGGCCGCCGGTTCAGCTTTGGCGTTATCCGCCGTCAGCTATGGGCGGGTTTCGGGCAGCAACGAACGCATCAATATTGCTTTTTTAGGCTGCGGAGGTCGGGGTCAGGCGCATATCGACATCATTCAGCGGCTGGCTCGCGAAGGCCAGAATCTGACGATCGCGGGCGTCTGCGATGTGTGGAACGGGCTCGAAGAAGAATACGAGCAGAACATCGGCGGGCAAAAATCCCGGCGAAAATACCTGCAGGGTTTGATTCCCACCGCGCGAAAAGCGGGGCTCGATCCCAAGGATCGCCGGCGAGTCACCAAGGACTATCGCCGCTTGCTCGATCTCCCCGAAGTCGATACGGTTTGCATCTCGACGCCCGATCACTGGCATGCCCGGATGGTTCTCGATGCCGTTAGTGCGGGAAAATCCGTCTACTGCGAACGGCCACTCGCCCGAACGGTTTCCGAAACGGTTTCCATTCTCGATACTCTGGCAAAAGCCAATGTTCCGGTGAACGTCGGCCTGCAGACACTTTCCGATCCGTCCTGGCTTAAAGCTCGAGAATTGATTCAAAGTGGTCGACTCGGACATGTGGCTCAGGCTCAGACGCACTTCTTCCGCAATGATATTCGCGGCTACGGTCGCTACTATCGACTCGTCGAGGAGATGACCCCGGGCACGATTGACTGGCCTCGCTTCACTGGCAAAGAGAATATGCCATTCGACCGTGCCAAGTTCGCTCAGTGGCGCTGTTACGAAGCCTTTGGTTCCGGGCCATTTGTCGATTTATTGCAGCCGCAGATTGCCCGCATGATGCTGGCGATGAACGTCAAAATGCCGCGCCGGGTGGCCGGTCTGGGTGGGCTATTTCTGGAACATGACGGCCGCGAGATTCCCGATCTGGCAACGCTGGTTGTCGATTTCGAGGAAGGTTGCCAGCTTACCGCTACGGCCTGCTCGATAGGATCTTATCCGAACGAGGAAATCATCCGCGGCCGATTCGGGGCGATTCGGTTTACTTCCCGAGGGCTGGATCTTTTCGCTGAAGATCCGCGAAGTTCGAAGAATCCCAATCGTTTGGGAGATCGGCCAGTCGCGCCGACGGAAGCTATTGCCATTAACAAGCCGGGAAATGAAACGCTGGCGATGTGGCAGCACTTCCTCGAATGCGTTCGAACTCAATCTAAAGAGACTCTTTGTCCGCCAGATCTAGCGGGAACCGCCGGTATCGTCGCCTTAATGGCAGCGGAGAGCTTGAAGACAGGGCAAATGCTGGCCTGGGATAGTGAAAACCGAAAAGTGAGTCTGGCCACGGAAGCGAGAGCCAAAACCTCCACCCGAAAGCTGACCGATCTGCAACCTCCCGAGTATATGAAGCTGGCCGGCGATTGGAAAAATGGAATCGATCCGGCCAAGCCTATCGGTTAG
- a CDS encoding argininosuccinate synthase, which produces MAEKIILAYSGGLDTSVMVPWIKEKYGYDVVTYTCDLGQGDDIQKIKAKALKTGAVDAVAEDARKLFVDHFVFPAIQAGALYEHKYPLATALGRPLIAKLMVDTARKYNAKAVAHGCTGKGNDQVRFDVTFQTLAPDLKIVAPVREWSMTRPEALRFAKEHNIPVEATVESPYSIDQNLFGRSCEAGVLEDPWDEPPAEAFNWTTDPTKAPNEPEYLELEFKHGVPVAMNGVKMDGADLIEKLNVIAGKHGVGRIDHVENRLVGIKSRELYEAPAAVVLHEAHREIESLCLSKQASRFKTIVSQEYADLIYNGLWFSAYHQDLYAFVDSNQRFVDGFARVKLFKGKATVVGRKSDNSLYSKKLATYDEGSSYDQSAAQGFIKIHGLSQTTQANRQLLKGGRSFDLPGIAEGKK; this is translated from the coding sequence ATGGCAGAAAAAATCATTTTGGCTTACTCCGGCGGGTTGGACACGTCCGTCATGGTCCCCTGGATTAAGGAAAAATATGGCTACGACGTGGTGACCTACACCTGCGATCTGGGCCAGGGAGACGACATTCAGAAGATCAAAGCGAAAGCATTGAAGACCGGTGCTGTGGACGCCGTCGCCGAAGATGCCCGCAAGCTTTTCGTCGATCACTTCGTATTCCCGGCCATTCAAGCAGGTGCCCTTTACGAACACAAATACCCCTTGGCGACGGCTCTGGGCCGACCTTTGATCGCCAAGCTGATGGTCGATACGGCCCGCAAATACAACGCCAAGGCCGTGGCACACGGCTGTACCGGAAAAGGCAACGATCAGGTCCGCTTCGATGTGACCTTCCAGACGCTGGCCCCCGACTTGAAGATAGTGGCCCCGGTTCGCGAATGGAGCATGACTCGACCGGAAGCTCTGAGATTCGCCAAGGAGCATAACATTCCCGTGGAAGCCACGGTTGAAAGCCCCTATTCGATCGATCAAAACTTATTCGGCCGCAGCTGCGAAGCCGGCGTGCTGGAAGATCCCTGGGATGAACCCCCCGCCGAAGCGTTCAATTGGACCACCGACCCGACTAAAGCTCCCAACGAGCCGGAATACCTCGAATTGGAATTCAAGCACGGCGTCCCAGTCGCCATGAACGGCGTGAAAATGGACGGCGCCGACCTGATCGAAAAGCTGAACGTCATCGCCGGCAAGCACGGCGTCGGCCGGATCGATCACGTGGAAAACCGACTGGTGGGTATCAAGAGCCGGGAACTGTACGAAGCACCCGCCGCCGTGGTGCTACATGAAGCGCATCGCGAAATCGAATCGCTCTGTTTATCCAAGCAGGCCAGCCGCTTCAAGACGATCGTCTCGCAGGAATACGCCGACCTGATTTATAACGGTCTCTGGTTCAGTGCCTACCACCAGGATTTGTACGCGTTCGTCGACAGCAACCAGCGTTTTGTGGATGGCTTCGCTCGGGTGAAGCTGTTCAAAGGCAAGGCCACCGTGGTCGGCCGCAAGAGCGATAACAGCCTTTACAGCAAGAAACTGGCCACTTACGACGAAGGCTCTTCGTACGATCAATCGGCCGCTCAGGGTTTCATCAAGATTCACGGGCTCAGCCAGACGACGCAGGCCAATCGGCAGCTACTTAAGGGAGGTCGAAGCTTCGATCTGCCGGGAATCGCCGAAGGTAAGAAGTAA
- a CDS encoding M67 family metallopeptidase: MFKRFRMRIPFAIVQEIVAQAERELPSECCGLLAADDAVRPGEAEIIEISRHFELTNQLNSPIRFESEPSSLFAAMKEMRRRKWELVAIYHSHPTSPPIPSRFDLANNFYGDQVQHLILGRVERQWLARSWWLLETGYDEAEMDWGDPIV; this comes from the coding sequence ATGTTCAAACGGTTCAGGATGCGGATACCATTCGCGATCGTTCAAGAAATCGTGGCTCAGGCGGAGAGGGAGCTTCCCAGCGAATGCTGCGGTTTACTGGCGGCGGACGACGCAGTACGGCCGGGTGAGGCCGAAATCATCGAGATTTCGCGGCATTTTGAGCTGACCAATCAACTCAATTCGCCGATACGATTCGAGTCGGAACCCTCTAGCCTGTTCGCGGCGATGAAAGAAATGCGGCGACGAAAGTGGGAACTGGTAGCCATTTATCACTCTCACCCCACGAGTCCGCCGATTCCCAGCCGGTTCGATCTGGCCAATAATTTCTACGGCGACCAAGTGCAACATCTGATTCTAGGTCGAGTGGAACGGCAGTGGTTAGCCCGGAGTTGGTGGCTGCTCGAAACGGGATACGACGAAGCCGAAATGGACTGGGGCGACCCGATAGTGTGA